One window of the Fibrobacter sp. UWB4 genome contains the following:
- a CDS encoding class I SAM-dependent DNA methyltransferase: MNIKDKTIALIDSLKATCQTYGMGNDGNEYKIITQVFLYKFMADKFGYELKKINDPCLKALKKSDKWEEEYAKLSKADREKVSLFLPPEVPVFKPDYLIANLWNKQAKGDFDVIFDETMVAIAKDNLDVFYTKTAQETKIPIFEKLTIFVTDDAQRANFARALVDKLVNFSFEDAFAEHYDFFSDIFEYLLKDYNTAGGGKYAEYYTPKAIAKIMARLLVGDNADLHNVECYDPSAGTGTLLMALSHQIGEDRCTIFAQDISQRSNKMLKLNLLLNGLVSSLDHAVQGDTLLEPYHKSDDGKSLKQFDYVVSNPPFKMDFSDTRDDIEKKWNARFWAGVPKVPNKKKESMAIYTCFIQHVVNSIKAGGKGAIVIPTGFITAKSGIEHKILERIVDEHIVYGVVSMPSNVFANTGTNVSVLFFDKTRKKTDNDKVTLVDASKLGKEYKDANGLKKVRLEDDEIEKIVTTFRKAKAVEDFSVVVTYSEVKEKGYSLSAGQYFDIKIDYVDITADEFNAQMKADTEELAAMFAESHKLEKEIQKQLGNLKFN; the protein is encoded by the coding sequence ATGAACATCAAAGACAAGACCATTGCCCTTATTGACTCTCTCAAGGCCACTTGCCAAACGTACGGCATGGGCAATGACGGCAACGAATACAAGATTATCACCCAGGTGTTTCTGTACAAGTTTATGGCCGACAAGTTCGGCTACGAACTCAAGAAAATCAATGACCCTTGCCTGAAGGCACTCAAAAAATCCGACAAGTGGGAAGAGGAATACGCGAAACTCTCCAAGGCCGACCGCGAAAAGGTGAGCCTCTTCTTGCCGCCCGAAGTCCCGGTGTTCAAGCCCGACTACCTGATTGCAAACCTCTGGAACAAGCAGGCCAAGGGCGATTTCGACGTCATCTTTGACGAGACCATGGTCGCCATCGCAAAGGACAACCTGGACGTATTCTACACCAAGACCGCGCAAGAAACGAAAATCCCCATCTTCGAAAAGCTCACCATCTTTGTGACCGACGACGCCCAGCGTGCAAACTTCGCCCGAGCACTTGTCGATAAACTCGTGAACTTCAGCTTCGAAGACGCCTTCGCCGAACACTACGACTTTTTCTCGGACATCTTTGAATACCTGCTCAAGGACTACAACACCGCAGGCGGCGGCAAGTACGCCGAATATTACACCCCCAAGGCCATCGCAAAAATCATGGCCCGCCTCTTGGTGGGCGACAACGCCGACTTGCACAACGTAGAATGCTACGACCCCAGCGCAGGCACCGGCACCTTGCTCATGGCGCTCAGCCACCAGATTGGCGAAGACCGCTGCACCATCTTTGCGCAAGACATCTCGCAGCGCAGTAACAAGATGCTCAAATTGAACCTGCTGTTGAACGGACTCGTATCTAGCCTCGATCACGCCGTGCAGGGCGACACCCTCCTGGAACCCTACCACAAGAGCGACGATGGCAAGAGCCTCAAGCAGTTCGATTATGTTGTGAGCAATCCGCCCTTCAAGATGGATTTCAGCGACACCCGCGACGATATCGAGAAGAAATGGAATGCTCGCTTCTGGGCAGGTGTGCCGAAAGTCCCGAACAAGAAAAAGGAGAGCATGGCCATCTACACCTGCTTTATCCAGCACGTGGTAAACAGCATCAAGGCTGGCGGCAAGGGCGCCATCGTCATCCCCACCGGGTTCATCACCGCGAAATCCGGCATCGAGCACAAAATCCTCGAACGCATCGTTGACGAACACATCGTCTATGGCGTGGTCAGCATGCCGAGCAACGTATTCGCGAACACCGGCACCAACGTGAGCGTGCTCTTCTTCGACAAGACCCGCAAAAAGACCGACAACGACAAAGTCACCCTCGTTGACGCAAGCAAACTCGGCAAGGAATACAAGGACGCGAATGGCCTCAAGAAAGTCCGCCTCGAAGACGACGAAATCGAGAAAATCGTGACCACCTTCCGCAAGGCCAAAGCCGTCGAAGACTTCAGCGTGGTCGTGACCTACAGCGAAGTCAAGGAAAAAGGCTACAGCCTGAGCGCCGGCCAGTATTTCGACATCAAGATAGACTACGTCGATATTACCGCCGACGAATTCAACGCCCAGATGAAAGCCGACACCGAAGAACTCGCCGCCATGTTCGCCGAAAGCCACAAACTCGAAAAGGAAATCCAGAAACAGTTGGGCAACTTAAAATTCAATTAG
- a CDS encoding type II toxin-antitoxin system HicA family toxin has product MKFKEICDYAKKRGWELGRINGDHHIFVKQGKRPVPIQRNKHEIEGVYLKRILKQFDQ; this is encoded by the coding sequence ATGAAATTTAAAGAAATCTGCGATTACGCAAAGAAAAGAGGATGGGAACTAGGGCGAATCAACGGCGACCACCACATATTCGTGAAGCAAGGCAAGCGTCCCGTCCCCATACAACGAAACAAGCACGAGATAGAAGGCGTCTATCTCAAGCGCATCTTGAAACAATTTGACCAGTAG
- a CDS encoding ABC transporter ATP-binding protein gives MFKIDSLEIRKNKEANKSLYKNLKPGLYLFHSIEPSNLWGEHVNIQAIVGKNGSGKSSLMDVLYMAINNFAYMFERGHHRAAATSLCYVKGLYVNVKYSLDDVQYVLSCDGNSTKLIRVNTEETIANFHLNSRNATREEIDDNAIRTIVKSFFYTIVSNYSMQSFISSNYACDTNVYNIDEHRDDDSENVNSYGRSWVDNRDSENDSKEKIWLNSIFHKNDGYVRSITLNPYRDNGVINMEKEKKLAKYRLVALLIDGAKSKTNIFRDYALDRITFSLDKDFVKRKFPNYSIKKLINSVIKQLEDKDSDLFNIVESFNLEIDFIKKQLNNKDSDLNYVSESIKLQLIALAYLQKKMEKIIENYESYKLYRFNEKLSVYDTNNKNRKNHLKDLCKQIKDDPSHVVTKIKQTINFLSCRKNNFFEENETKSKKWLDKEFTYKQYCREGFVRSYASLDEIVASFPPPIFKYEVYLNRIVLNDVDKYKKQKKYLGCMAVDVAKSMQNLPKEAFFISTKGGLLNTKRNGKRCDEYFNRGINIKWNGEYWKRDEINLSELSSGELQMMHTLSTHAYHIRNIMSVKNDAIKYHSINMVFDEVEICFHPEYQRQFISRLLAMLNALCRFEQNCNFNIFILTHSPFILSDIPSSNILYMENGQMLDKNKYGLQETFAQNVSVLLNQSFFMNCFIGDYAKKKIAEIIDDIMKKKKTKQHQLETRINMIGDEFIKSQMKKRIEKV, from the coding sequence ATGTTTAAAATAGATTCTTTAGAAATAAGAAAAAATAAAGAGGCGAACAAGTCTCTTTACAAGAATTTGAAACCGGGATTGTATCTATTTCATTCCATAGAACCATCCAATTTATGGGGTGAACATGTGAATATACAAGCTATTGTTGGAAAGAATGGCTCTGGCAAAAGTTCGTTAATGGATGTTCTGTATATGGCTATTAACAATTTTGCCTATATGTTCGAACGAGGACATCACAGAGCCGCCGCAACATCATTATGCTATGTTAAGGGTTTATATGTAAATGTTAAATATTCGTTGGATGATGTTCAATATGTTCTTTCGTGCGATGGGAATTCTACTAAATTAATACGAGTCAATACCGAAGAAACTATTGCAAATTTTCATCTGAATTCAAGAAATGCAACTAGGGAAGAAATTGATGATAATGCCATTCGTACCATCGTAAAGAGTTTTTTTTACACGATTGTTTCTAATTATTCCATGCAATCTTTTATTTCATCTAATTATGCATGTGATACTAATGTCTATAACATAGATGAACACCGAGATGATGATTCCGAAAATGTAAATAGTTATGGACGATCTTGGGTTGATAATCGAGATAGCGAAAATGATTCAAAAGAAAAAATATGGTTGAATAGTATTTTTCATAAAAATGACGGATATGTTCGTTCTATTACGCTGAATCCATATCGAGATAATGGTGTTATTAATATGGAAAAAGAAAAAAAACTTGCAAAGTATAGATTAGTAGCGTTACTGATTGATGGAGCAAAAAGCAAAACAAATATATTTAGAGACTATGCATTAGATAGAATAACTTTTTCTTTAGACAAGGATTTTGTAAAGCGTAAATTCCCTAATTATTCTATTAAGAAATTGATTAATTCTGTAATAAAACAACTGGAGGACAAAGATAGTGATTTATTTAATATTGTGGAATCATTTAATTTGGAAATTGATTTTATAAAAAAACAATTGAATAACAAAGATAGTGATTTGAATTATGTTTCTGAGTCAATAAAATTGCAGTTGATTGCATTGGCGTATTTGCAGAAGAAAATGGAAAAAATTATAGAAAATTATGAATCATATAAATTGTATAGGTTTAATGAGAAATTATCGGTATATGACACTAATAACAAAAATAGAAAGAATCACCTTAAAGATTTATGCAAGCAAATAAAAGATGATCCGTCGCATGTAGTGACCAAAATCAAACAGACGATAAATTTTCTTTCGTGTAGAAAAAATAATTTTTTTGAAGAAAATGAGACTAAATCAAAAAAATGGCTTGATAAGGAATTTACATATAAGCAATATTGTAGGGAAGGATTTGTTCGCTCTTACGCTTCTTTAGATGAGATTGTGGCAAGTTTCCCGCCTCCAATATTTAAGTATGAAGTTTATTTAAATAGAATTGTTTTAAATGATGTGGATAAGTATAAAAAACAAAAAAAATATCTAGGATGTATGGCTGTTGATGTTGCAAAATCAATGCAAAATCTTCCAAAAGAGGCTTTTTTTATTTCAACGAAAGGTGGTTTGTTGAATACAAAAAGAAATGGTAAAAGATGTGACGAATACTTTAACAGGGGAATAAACATAAAATGGAATGGGGAATATTGGAAAAGAGATGAGATAAATCTAAGCGAATTAAGTTCTGGAGAGTTGCAGATGATGCACACCCTTTCAACGCATGCATACCATATAAGAAATATAATGTCTGTAAAAAATGATGCAATAAAGTATCATAGTATAAATATGGTTTTTGATGAAGTTGAAATTTGTTTTCACCCAGAATACCAAAGACAATTTATTTCTCGATTATTAGCTATGCTAAATGCTCTATGTAGGTTTGAACAAAATTGCAATTTCAACATTTTTATATTGACTCATTCACCTTTCATTCTGTCGGATATACCATCATCAAATATTTTGTATATGGAAAATGGACAAATGTTGGATAAGAATAAATATGGGCTACAAGAGACCTTTGCGCAAAATGTAAGTGTGTTGTTGAATCAAAGTTTCTTCATGAATTGTTTTATAGGTGATTATGCGAAGAAAAAAATTGCAGAGATTATTGATGATATAATGAAAAAAAAGAAAACTAAACAGCATCAGTTGGAAACTCGTATAAACATGATAGGGGATGAATTTATTAAAAGCCAAATGAAGAAACGAATAGAGAAAGTTTAG
- a CDS encoding type II toxin-antitoxin system HicB family antitoxin, with protein sequence MNYAAKIEKDKDMGFVVSFPDLPNVNAFGDTQEEALKQAKDALDGAMECDLDLGNTMILPKTMPDSDKGLYPVELSPRIEIAYKLFEARRGQKKSDVARRANITPQAYQRFETPKGSPSIETLYKLAHALGKQLVIEFV encoded by the coding sequence ATGAATTACGCAGCGAAAATTGAGAAAGACAAGGACATGGGCTTCGTGGTTTCGTTCCCCGATCTGCCCAACGTGAACGCGTTCGGCGACACGCAGGAGGAAGCACTCAAGCAGGCGAAGGACGCGCTGGACGGTGCGATGGAATGCGACCTGGATCTTGGCAACACAATGATTCTTCCTAAGACGATGCCTGATTCCGACAAGGGGCTCTACCCGGTCGAACTTTCCCCGCGAATCGAAATTGCATACAAACTCTTTGAAGCACGCAGGGGTCAAAAGAAAAGCGATGTGGCACGACGCGCAAACATCACCCCGCAAGCATACCAACGCTTTGAAACTCCGAAAGGTTCACCTTCCATCGAGACACTCTACAAGCTGGCACATGCTCTCGGCAAGCAGCTCGTAATTGAGTTCGTGTAA
- a CDS encoding type I restriction endonuclease subunit R: MPGLFTEATRVQLTAIQHLARIGYTYLGKISESGATPAIPYDSETNILVDIFAEQFKKLNPAATVSAQSVLSDIQKELDDDDLGQQFYKRLTSYSPLRLVDFEHPENNTYHCTAEFTCKNGDESFRPDITLFINGLPLVFIEVKKPNNVGGMVAESKRMNDERFPKKKFRRFINITQLMIFSNNMEYDAKGGVVPIEGVFYCTAAKNEARFNCFREENPKRAAIAPFHANYPYLPIPADLEKRVLMDFNVPVLKENPEYKTNLDINTPTNRVLTSMVSPERLLFLLKYGIAYLHVEKEKDGQIESRHEKHIMRYQQFFAAMIIREKLAAGATSGIVWHTQGSGKTALSFHLSKVLKDYYAKQNKVAKFYFIVDRLDLLEQATEELSNRGLKVTTANSRTELMEQFRTQQALQSNAGVDEITVVNIQKFENDTEKVDLPNYATNLQRVFIMDEAHRGYKPGGCFLSNLFNADKNAIKIALTGTPLIGSEKASCKVFGDYFHTYYYDRSIQDGYTLKIIREDIETSYRKKLNDAYESVQKLVEKGSVSKDMIIRHPTYVKALLRYIINDLVKFRAMQGDNDLGGMIIAESSEQARNLYKFFNEIQDELNENRIQKINLKAGLILFDSDDKETRKQIINDFKKNYTIDILIVFNMLLTGFDAPRLKRLYFGRKIEDHNLLQAITRVNRPYKNMKRGFLIDFADIKKNFDETNAAYLQELNRYNDADTDPDDNLPDMYNQVMEDKDALINHMKVARQALFSYTTDNAEVFSTEISSLEDKKVLIELRKALELAKDAMNLVRTFGDDALKKDFEKLNIEKLPLMLSEVNHRIAIINQKEAWTNSEATQFAVNEAMMNIEFNFSCIGTEELKIIDNGTELREKYKRALRGFLDNFDHEDPVFVELEQEFKRIFDKHGFTPENLAVYNEQNQAMNDILKRLEDLRKSNDALLRKYNGDTKFAYVHKRIREENKAREPKHQAPIISKFDEEIVQALLTIKGTIDAKVFDRNDILKQDAYFGKTVMKEIADGLAHFPQIKPEMPDYLFIQQRIAKQYINQYNAYYGS, from the coding sequence ATGCCAGGTCTTTTTACGGAAGCGACACGCGTTCAACTGACTGCGATTCAGCATTTGGCTCGCATCGGCTACACGTATTTAGGAAAAATTTCAGAGTCCGGCGCAACGCCGGCGATTCCCTACGACTCAGAGACGAACATCCTTGTGGACATTTTTGCGGAGCAGTTCAAGAAGCTGAATCCGGCTGCGACTGTTTCTGCACAGAGCGTGCTTTCAGACATTCAGAAGGAACTGGATGACGACGATTTGGGCCAGCAGTTCTACAAGCGTTTGACCAGCTATTCTCCGCTTCGCCTAGTCGATTTTGAACACCCGGAAAACAACACGTACCATTGCACGGCGGAATTCACTTGCAAGAATGGCGATGAAAGTTTCCGCCCCGACATTACGTTGTTCATCAATGGGCTTCCGCTCGTGTTTATCGAGGTCAAGAAGCCGAATAACGTAGGCGGCATGGTGGCCGAAAGCAAGCGGATGAACGACGAGCGGTTCCCGAAGAAAAAGTTCCGTCGCTTTATCAACATCACGCAGTTGATGATTTTCTCCAACAACATGGAGTACGATGCCAAGGGCGGTGTTGTCCCGATTGAAGGCGTGTTCTATTGCACGGCGGCGAAAAACGAAGCGCGTTTCAACTGCTTCAGGGAAGAAAACCCCAAGCGTGCGGCAATCGCGCCGTTCCACGCCAATTATCCTTATTTGCCGATTCCTGCGGATCTCGAAAAGAGAGTCCTGATGGATTTCAATGTTCCGGTCTTGAAAGAGAACCCGGAATACAAGACGAATCTAGACATCAATACGCCCACGAACCGCGTACTTACTTCTATGGTGAGCCCGGAGCGTTTGCTCTTTTTGCTCAAGTACGGCATCGCTTACTTGCATGTTGAAAAAGAGAAGGATGGCCAAATCGAGAGCCGCCACGAAAAGCACATCATGCGTTACCAGCAATTTTTTGCGGCCATGATTATCCGTGAAAAACTGGCAGCGGGTGCGACATCCGGCATTGTGTGGCATACGCAGGGCTCGGGCAAGACGGCGCTTTCTTTCCACTTGAGCAAAGTCCTCAAGGACTATTACGCCAAGCAGAACAAAGTCGCGAAATTCTACTTTATTGTGGACCGCCTGGATTTGCTAGAGCAGGCGACCGAAGAATTGAGCAATCGTGGCCTCAAGGTGACTACGGCGAATTCCCGCACGGAACTCATGGAGCAGTTCCGCACGCAGCAGGCCTTGCAGAGCAACGCCGGTGTCGATGAAATTACCGTGGTGAACATCCAGAAATTTGAAAACGATACTGAGAAAGTGGATCTTCCGAATTACGCCACGAATTTGCAACGCGTGTTCATTATGGACGAAGCGCATCGCGGCTACAAACCGGGCGGATGTTTCCTTTCGAACCTTTTCAATGCCGACAAGAATGCCATCAAGATTGCGCTTACCGGCACGCCGCTCATCGGGAGCGAAAAGGCGAGTTGCAAGGTTTTTGGCGATTATTTCCACACGTATTATTACGACCGTTCCATTCAAGACGGCTACACGCTAAAGATTATCCGCGAAGATATCGAAACCAGTTACCGCAAAAAGCTGAACGATGCTTACGAAAGCGTGCAGAAACTGGTGGAGAAGGGTTCTGTCTCGAAGGACATGATTATTCGGCACCCCACATACGTGAAGGCGTTGCTCCGCTACATCATCAACGATTTGGTGAAGTTCCGTGCCATGCAGGGCGACAACGACCTTGGCGGCATGATTATTGCAGAATCTTCGGAACAGGCACGAAACTTGTACAAGTTCTTCAATGAGATTCAGGACGAACTCAATGAAAACCGCATCCAGAAAATCAACTTGAAAGCGGGCCTGATTCTCTTCGATAGCGATGACAAGGAAACCCGCAAGCAGATTATCAATGATTTCAAGAAGAACTACACGATTGATATTCTGATTGTCTTCAACATGTTGCTGACGGGTTTTGATGCACCGCGCCTCAAGCGATTGTATTTCGGTCGCAAAATCGAAGATCATAATTTGTTGCAGGCAATTACACGCGTGAATCGCCCGTACAAGAATATGAAACGCGGATTCTTGATTGACTTTGCCGACATCAAGAAGAATTTTGACGAGACCAATGCCGCGTATTTGCAGGAACTGAACCGCTACAACGATGCCGATACTGACCCGGACGATAACTTGCCCGACATGTACAACCAAGTCATGGAAGACAAGGATGCCCTTATCAACCACATGAAGGTGGCACGTCAGGCTCTGTTCAGTTATACCACCGACAACGCGGAAGTTTTCTCTACAGAGATTTCTAGCCTTGAAGACAAGAAGGTTCTGATTGAACTGCGCAAGGCGTTGGAACTCGCCAAGGACGCGATGAACCTTGTGCGTACTTTCGGTGACGATGCCCTTAAAAAGGACTTTGAAAAGCTGAACATCGAAAAGTTGCCGCTCATGCTTTCGGAAGTGAACCACCGCATTGCTATTATCAACCAGAAAGAGGCATGGACCAATAGCGAAGCGACTCAGTTTGCCGTGAACGAAGCCATGATGAACATCGAGTTCAACTTTAGCTGCATTGGCACTGAAGAACTGAAAATCATCGATAACGGTACGGAACTGCGAGAAAAATACAAACGCGCTCTTCGCGGATTCCTGGATAACTTCGATCACGAAGACCCCGTATTTGTTGAATTGGAACAGGAGTTCAAGCGCATCTTTGACAAGCACGGCTTTACCCCGGAAAACCTTGCCGTTTATAACGAGCAAAACCAGGCGATGAATGACATCCTGAAACGCCTCGAAGATCTTCGCAAATCAAACGACGCCCTCTTGCGCAAGTACAATGGCGACACGAAATTCGCCTACGTTCACAAGCGCATCCGCGAAGAGAACAAGGCTCGCGAACCCAAGCACCAGGCACCAATTATCTCGAAGTTCGACGAAGAAATTGTGCAGGCTCTCTTGACAATCAAGGGGACGATTGACGCGAAGGTTTTCGACCGCAACGACATCCTCAAACAGGACGCCTACTTCGGCAAGACCGTGATGAAAGAAATTGCAGACGGACTCGCACACTTCCCGCAAATCAAGCCCGAAATGCCCGATTACCTGTTTATCCAGCAGCGCATCGCCAAGCAGTACATAAACCAGTATAACGCCTACTACGGAAGCTAA
- a CDS encoding Fic family protein gives MYEQKLLETLSEYKALRIDEQIDYNKFYLYSLITHSTAIEGSTVTEIENRLLFDEGISAKGRSMAEQLMNLDLKAAYDECIKVAPQHPQIDIDFLKHLSSIVMHSTGSKYNTVLGEFDSSRGDLRLVNVTAGVGGESYLAFQKVPSRLQDFCDWLNRERSQIDKSDIAALYRLSFCAHYYLVTIHPWVDGNGRMSRLVMNFLQMEFGLVPSKILAANKAEYIMALQKSREKDDVGIICDFLFNEHATNLRKEIDDFKRSMTCDVVIKPENVVINVVINDIERQVLDMLRGDSSLSAASMAEKLEMSARQIQRVLASLKEKQIIERIGSNKTGSWLIKWNGN, from the coding sequence ATGTACGAACAAAAACTTCTTGAAACCTTGAGTGAATATAAGGCGCTTCGTATAGATGAGCAGATAGATTACAACAAGTTCTATCTGTATTCCCTGATTACCCATTCTACCGCAATAGAAGGTTCTACTGTCACCGAAATCGAAAACAGGCTGTTGTTCGATGAGGGTATTTCTGCCAAGGGTCGTTCTATGGCAGAACAGCTTATGAACTTGGATCTTAAGGCGGCATACGACGAATGCATCAAGGTGGCGCCTCAGCATCCTCAAATAGATATTGATTTTTTGAAGCATTTGTCTTCGATTGTCATGCACAGCACGGGTTCAAAATACAATACGGTGTTAGGGGAATTCGATTCGTCAAGAGGGGACCTTCGCCTAGTTAATGTAACAGCCGGTGTCGGTGGAGAATCTTACCTTGCGTTTCAAAAAGTGCCCTCACGTTTGCAAGATTTTTGCGACTGGCTAAACAGGGAACGTTCGCAAATTGATAAGTCCGATATCGCTGCTCTTTACCGACTCAGTTTTTGCGCACATTACTACCTGGTGACGATTCACCCGTGGGTGGATGGCAACGGAAGAATGTCTCGCTTGGTCATGAATTTCTTGCAGATGGAATTTGGTCTGGTGCCTTCAAAAATTCTTGCGGCCAACAAGGCTGAATACATTATGGCGTTGCAGAAATCTCGCGAAAAGGACGATGTTGGTATTATTTGCGATTTTCTGTTCAACGAACATGCGACCAATTTACGCAAGGAAATTGACGATTTTAAACGGTCTATGACCTGCGATGTCGTAATAAAACCGGAAAATGTCGTAATAAATGTCGTAATAAACGATATAGAAAGACAGGTTTTGGATATGTTGCGAGGAGATTCTTCGCTTTCGGCGGCATCCATGGCCGAAAAACTGGAAATGAGTGCTCGCCAGATCCAGCGCGTTTTGGCATCGTTAAAAGAAAAACAAATTATCGAACGTATAGGCAGCAACAAGACTGGTTCTTGGCTGATAAAATGGAACGGAAACTAA
- a CDS encoding LysR family transcriptional regulator, protein MTLQQLKYAIAIADTRNITEASKRVFISQPSLTAAIHELEEEMGVTIFNRSNKGVTITNEGDEFLSYARQVLEQATLLEDRYKGGKGGNMIFSVSCQHYSFAVNAFVDVIRKFGGPSYDFTLRETQTNEIIDDVAKMKSEMGVLYLSDKNEKVITKLIQKNNLVFEPLFATPLHVFMSSKNPLAKKEKITLADLKPFPYLTYEQGDFNSFYFAEEPLTAIDFDCPRNIKVRDRATLFNLLIGLDGYTICSGVISHKLNGKNIIAKRLDVHDKMTVGYVMRKGVTKSRYAEAYIAALKKHCK, encoded by the coding sequence ATGACTCTACAACAACTTAAATATGCCATTGCCATTGCAGACACGCGAAACATCACCGAAGCCTCCAAGCGAGTCTTTATCTCGCAACCGAGCCTTACCGCTGCTATCCACGAACTCGAAGAAGAAATGGGCGTGACGATTTTCAACCGTTCCAACAAAGGCGTGACCATCACAAACGAAGGCGATGAATTCCTTTCGTACGCAAGGCAAGTTCTGGAACAGGCAACGCTCTTGGAAGACCGCTATAAAGGCGGCAAGGGCGGCAACATGATTTTCTCCGTCAGCTGCCAGCACTATTCTTTTGCCGTGAATGCGTTTGTCGATGTTATCCGCAAGTTCGGCGGCCCGAGCTACGATTTTACGCTCCGTGAAACGCAAACAAACGAAATCATTGACGATGTAGCCAAAATGAAAAGTGAAATGGGCGTGCTTTACCTCAGCGATAAAAACGAAAAGGTTATCACGAAGCTCATACAAAAGAATAACCTCGTATTTGAACCGCTTTTTGCAACACCGCTGCACGTGTTCATGTCGTCAAAGAACCCTCTCGCAAAAAAAGAAAAAATCACTCTCGCCGACCTCAAGCCGTTCCCGTACTTGACTTACGAACAGGGCGATTTCAACTCCTTCTACTTTGCCGAAGAACCGCTCACCGCTATCGATTTCGATTGCCCGCGAAACATCAAAGTCCGCGACCGCGCCACGCTTTTCAACTTGCTTATCGGCCTTGACGGCTACACCATTTGCTCCGGCGTCATTAGCCACAAACTCAACGGCAAGAACATCATCGCAAAACGCCTTGATGTCCACGACAAAATGACTGTCGGTTATGTTATGCGCAAAGGTGTCACGAAATCACGCTACGCCGAAGCGTACATTGCAGCACTAAAGAAGCATTGCAAGTAG
- a CDS encoding restriction endonuclease subunit S encodes MELKRYKLGEIGEIRMCKRILKEETNSVGGVPFFKIGTFGGRADVFITREKFQEYKNAYSYPKKGDVLISAAGTIGRTVVFDGKDAYFQDSNIVWIENDESKVLNEYLFYCYKNIRWTTSVGSTILRLYNDDIRNTDIIVPPLPEQKKIASVLSALDDKIALNKKMNQKLEAMAKRLYDYWFVQYDFPDKNDRPYKTTGGPMTYNQILKREIPEGWEVKSLFDCSDVLYGFPYATEPFDEENLDISTKPYSVIRIRDIKDNTISAKTTETVDDKYRTKVNDLLIGMDGYFHMSFWPRNDDYVNQRITRIRQKELSVMIIYHQIAPFIKFKEDQAKGSTVGHLSDKDMKQINILVPNNPQLSEKFDSILNLITKNKQEISRLTKLRDKLLPLLMNGQVEVN; translated from the coding sequence ATGGAATTGAAACGATATAAATTAGGTGAAATTGGTGAAATCCGTATGTGCAAGCGGATTTTGAAAGAAGAAACGAATTCTGTTGGTGGTGTTCCATTCTTTAAAATAGGCACCTTTGGTGGTCGAGCTGATGTTTTTATTACTAGAGAAAAATTTCAAGAATACAAAAATGCTTATTCCTATCCTAAAAAAGGGGATGTTTTAATATCCGCAGCCGGAACTATTGGAAGAACTGTTGTATTTGATGGAAAAGATGCTTATTTCCAAGATTCAAATATCGTTTGGATAGAAAATGATGAAAGCAAAGTTTTAAATGAATATTTGTTCTATTGCTATAAAAATATTCGTTGGACAACATCTGTAGGAAGCACTATTCTTCGGTTATATAACGATGATATTCGAAATACGGACATTATTGTTCCCCCTTTGCCGGAGCAAAAGAAAATCGCCTCGGTCCTTTCCGCATTAGACGACAAAATCGCCCTGAACAAAAAGATGAACCAGAAACTCGAAGCAATGGCAAAACGCCTATACGACTACTGGTTCGTCCAATACGACTTCCCCGACAAAAACGACCGCCCCTACAAAACCACCGGCGGCCCCATGACCTACAACCAAATCCTCAAAAGGGAAATTCCCGAAGGTTGGGAAGTAAAAAGCCTTTTCGATTGTTCTGATGTTTTATATGGATTTCCATATGCGACAGAGCCGTTTGATGAAGAAAATTTGGATATTTCAACGAAACCATATTCTGTAATTCGTATTCGTGACATAAAGGACAATACAATTTCTGCCAAAACAACAGAAACCGTTGATGATAAGTATAGGACGAAAGTGAATGACCTTTTAATTGGTATGGACGGCTACTTCCATATGAGCTTTTGGCCTAGAAATGATGATTACGTAAATCAGCGAATCACTCGTATTCGACAAAAAGAGTTGTCTGTTATGATAATTTATCATCAGATTGCCCCTTTTATCAAGTTCAAGGAAGACCAGGCGAAAGGATCAACTGTCGGACATTTGAGTGATAAGGATATGAAACAGATTAATATCCTTGTCCCGAATAATCCGCAACTATCAGAAAAGTTTGATAGCATTTTAAATCTTATCACGAAGAACAAACAAGAAATCTCTCGCCTTACAAAACTACGAGATAAACTATTGCCCTTGTTGATGAACGGACAAGTGGAGGTCAATTAA